In one Fundulus heteroclitus isolate FHET01 chromosome 3, MU-UCD_Fhet_4.1, whole genome shotgun sequence genomic region, the following are encoded:
- the herpud2 gene encoding homocysteine-responsive endoplasmic reticulum-resident ubiquitin-like domain member 2 protein, with product MNPVCPSPSPSSSPMPHSPSNSSASDSSSSDSTSSSSSTSAPNLEGQSASSSSVSPSFPGTHDGLRYRGAFPSYHPQTSPGGPHCPDAAQVPLQGGLPASMPPHPAYVPVQMLWWQQMYAHHYYMQYQAAVAASQPPSTSPPPSPSSSPHQPAQPNEPVQPPLGPNPAQDPLQENLPANPIQMNAQGGAVLNDDELNQDWLDWLYTVSRAGVLLSIVYFYSSFSRFIMVVGAMLLVYLHQAQWFPFRPERQDVRGEERAGAPPGEAQRQQDIQEIERLMDEGMEDDDSGDEGGGGNGPRALGAALPEPNILTVAWSFISTFFTSLIPEVRPQPAN from the exons ATGAACCCGGTGTGTCCTTCTCCTAGTCCCTCCAGCTCGCCAATGCCTCACAGTCCCTCCAACTCCTCCGCTTCTGACTCCAGC agttcAGACAGCACCAGCTCCTCTTCATCCACCTCGGCACCAAATCTCGAGGGCCAGtctgcctcttcctcctctgtctctcccTCTTTCCCAGGAACTCATGATGGGTTGAGGTATCGCGGCGCCTTTCCGTCTTACCATCCTCAGACCAGCCCTGGTGGTCCTCACTG CCCAGACGCAGCACAGGTCCCCCTACAAGGCGGCCTCCCGGCCAGCATGCCCCCCCACCCGGCCTATGTTCCCGTGCAGATGCTGTGGTGGCAGCAGATGTACGCACACCACTACTATATGCAATA TCAGGCAGCAGTAGCTGCGTCGCAGCCTCCCAGCACATCTCCTCCGCCCTCCCCCTCCTCATCACCCCATCAGCCCGCCCAGCCCAATGAGCCCGTGCAGCCTCCTCTGGGCCCTAACCCAGCCCAGGACCCACTTCAAGAGAACCTGCCCGCCAACCCCATCCAGATGAACGCACAGGGGGGCGCGGTGTTAAACGACGACGAGCTGAACCAGGACTGGCTGGACTGGCTGTACACCGTGTCGCGGGCCGGTGTTCTGCTGAGCATCGTTTACTTCTACTCCTCCTTTAGCCGCTTCATCATGGTGGTTGGTGCCATGTTGCTCGTCTACTT GCACCAGGCTCAGTGGTTTCCCTTCAGACCTGAGCGGCAGGATgtcagaggagaggaaagggccGGCGCTCCTCCAGGCGAAGCGCAGAGGCAGCAGGACATACAGGAAATT GAGCGACTGATGGATGAGGGGATGGAGGATGATGACAGTGGTGACGAAGGTGGTGGAGGCAACGGACCTCGAGCTTTGGGTGCTGCCCTGCCAGAGCCCAACATCCTGACTGTCGCGTGGTCCTTCATCAGCACCTTCTTCACCTCACTCATCCCCGAGGTTCGGCCCCAGCCGGCTAACTAG